A genomic region of Anaerobaca lacustris contains the following coding sequences:
- a CDS encoding discoidin domain-containing protein, with protein sequence MCKKRFVRAPRASGFQSITRWPERPPSIIPTFRILWLTVFTIGWMMIGHGGTAVGQVAGVDDPSDMADSSGDIKRIEAWVEEGNLNLTMTVYGVFAPSVAETPAGMTNRYYYHWLLDTDNDPTTGYHNSEYEGNATGVQTPIGVDVVVQFGWRDGNTNGVYAYYALTEVPLFEDYEYTIDGDTIHAVIPLADLGLTPNDIIALSAFQEGASNGWQIDWLESVVLALTVVKATNPIPPTDSDDIARDVILGWKPGASAATHNVYFGTDWADVNDATVPTAQDLDVNSFDPSHLDFGQTYYWRVDEVNSAPDFTVFKGDVWNFTTEPFAYPIANIIATTNAISEAAESIENIVNGSGLDEADQHSTRSTDMWLGSPAGSDPIWIQFEFDRVYKLHELWVWNYNVEFELVLGFGVKEVTIEYSADGGDWTTLGDAELTQATAKSDYAHNTIVDFAGVAAKYVRLTVNSRWGALPQYGLSEVRFYYIPAHTRQPEPAAGAVGVDVDAALSWRPGREAVSHDVFLGTDPANLALTATVSQASFVPDLVFGNVYYWKVDADDGDAAWEGDLWSFTTAEYATIDDIESYTDDIDAGETVFQTWIDGWTNNTGSVVGYTQSPFAEKTIVHGGRQSMPLEYDNTEAPFYSEASRTWATPQDWAGNDARTLRLHFYGAETNAAETLYVTVEDSAGGVAVVTHPNPEALTVAAWQAWTIPYSELAGVNLARVKTMYIGVGNRNAPTAGGSGLIFLDDIGFGTPLAE encoded by the coding sequence ATGTGCAAGAAACGGTTTGTGCGAGCACCTCGTGCATCAGGTTTCCAGTCCATCACGCGATGGCCGGAGAGGCCCCCTTCCATCATCCCAACATTCCGCATCCTATGGCTTACGGTGTTTACCATCGGGTGGATGATGATCGGGCACGGTGGGACTGCCGTCGGCCAGGTCGCGGGCGTGGACGATCCGTCCGACATGGCCGATTCAAGCGGCGACATCAAGCGTATTGAGGCATGGGTGGAGGAAGGGAACCTGAATCTGACGATGACGGTGTACGGTGTCTTCGCGCCTTCGGTAGCGGAGACCCCGGCTGGTATGACCAACCGATACTACTACCATTGGCTCCTCGACACGGACAACGATCCGACCACCGGCTATCACAACTCCGAGTACGAGGGCAACGCGACGGGCGTGCAGACTCCCATTGGGGTCGATGTGGTGGTTCAATTCGGCTGGCGCGACGGCAACACCAACGGAGTGTACGCCTATTACGCCTTGACCGAAGTGCCGCTGTTTGAGGACTACGAATACACAATTGACGGGGATACGATTCACGCGGTCATCCCGTTGGCAGACTTGGGATTGACGCCGAACGACATCATCGCACTGTCCGCGTTTCAGGAAGGCGCGTCGAACGGATGGCAGATCGACTGGCTGGAGTCGGTCGTGCTGGCGTTGACGGTCGTCAAGGCCACCAATCCCATCCCGCCAACGGATAGCGATGATATCGCGCGGGATGTGATCCTGGGTTGGAAACCGGGTGCGTCGGCGGCCACGCACAACGTGTACTTCGGAACGGATTGGGCCGACGTGAACGATGCCACTGTGCCCACGGCCCAGGATCTGGATGTCAATTCCTTCGACCCCAGCCACCTTGATTTCGGCCAGACCTATTACTGGCGTGTGGATGAAGTCAATAGCGCACCAGACTTCACCGTATTCAAGGGAGACGTCTGGAACTTCACGACGGAACCCTTCGCCTACCCCATCGCGAATATCATCGCCACAACCAATGCCATCTCCGAGGCAGCGGAAAGCATCGAGAACATCGTCAATGGCTCGGGACTCGACGAGGCAGACCAGCACTCGACCAGGAGTACCGATATGTGGCTGGGCAGCCCCGCCGGCAGTGATCCCATCTGGATTCAGTTCGAGTTCGATCGCGTCTACAAGCTCCACGAGCTCTGGGTTTGGAACTACAACGTCGAGTTCGAACTGGTTCTGGGTTTTGGCGTCAAGGAGGTGACGATCGAGTACTCTGCGGATGGAGGGGACTGGACCACTCTGGGTGACGCGGAACTGACCCAGGCCACCGCCAAATCCGACTACGCACACAACACCATCGTGGACTTCGCCGGCGTAGCGGCCAAGTACGTCAGACTCACGGTCAACAGCCGATGGGGCGCGTTGCCTCAATACGGTCTCAGCGAGGTCCGCTTCTACTATATTCCGGCGCATACGCGGCAGCCGGAGCCGGCGGCCGGGGCGGTCGGCGTGGATGTGGACGCGGCCCTAAGCTGGCGGCCGGGACGCGAGGCCGTCTCGCATGACGTCTTCCTCGGCACCGATCCGGCCAACCTGGCCCTGACCGCCACCGTCAGCCAGGCGAGCTTCGTGCCCGATCTGGTCTTCGGCAATGTCTACTACTGGAAAGTCGATGCCGACGACGGTGACGCCGCTTGGGAAGGCGACCTGTGGAGCTTCACCACGGCCGAGTACGCCACGATCGATGACATCGAGAGCTACACCGACGACATCGACGCCGGCGAAACCGTCTTCCAGACCTGGATCGACGGCTGGACCAACAACACCGGCTCGGTCGTCGGCTACACCCAGTCCCCGTTCGCCGAGAAGACGATCGTTCACGGCGGCCGCCAGTCGATGCCGCTGGAGTACGACAACACCGAGGCCCCCTTCTACTCGGAGGCCTCGCGCACCTGGGCCACCCCGCAGGACTGGGCCGGCAACGACGCCAGGACGCTGCGGCTGCACTTCTACGGCGCCGAGACCAACGCGGCTGAGACGCTCTACGTGACGGTCGAGGACAGCGCCGGCGGCGTGGCGGTCGTGACGCATCCGAACCCCGAGGCGCTGACGGTCGCCGCCTGGCAGGCCTGGACGATTCCCTACAGCGAACTGGCCGGCGTGAACCTGGCCCGCGTCAAAACGATGTACATTGGCGTCGGCAATCGCAACGCACCGACCGCCGGCGGCAGCGGCCTGATCTTCCTCGACGACATCGGCTTCGGCACACCCCTGGCCGAATGA
- a CDS encoding alpha-L-fucosidase: MGAGSGASDGVVLPTPTPQQARWQDMELGMFFHFDLPIYKPGWNWRSWRDKPAPEMYNPSKLDTDQWMEAARAMGAKYAVLVAKHCSGFLQWQSDLYPYGVKQSPWRNGKGDVVRDFVESCRKYGIEPGLYASVTANGYLEVDNPGLVNRGKGGDPAAQERYVKICEQMLTELWSRYGDLFEIWFDGGALPVAKGGPDLVPIYQKHQPDAIVFQGPAASIRWIGNERGVAAYPCWATVPHREDYHGPGDPDGRYWLPGECDVPVRNHEWFWTPDAEHKLYSVEQLMDMYYRSVGRNCNLLLNANPNPDGLVPDADFQRYVEFGKEIRRRFETPLARTEGRGSAVELKLPKPLTIDHVIIMEDIRHGERIRRYWMEGLTGPNTWQSLCEGQSVGHKRIEQFGSVEVAKLRLRTLDSVGEPLIRELAAYHVG; encoded by the coding sequence ATGGGCGCCGGCAGCGGAGCGTCCGATGGGGTGGTCTTGCCGACGCCGACGCCCCAGCAGGCCCGCTGGCAGGATATGGAACTCGGGATGTTCTTCCATTTCGACCTGCCGATCTACAAGCCCGGCTGGAACTGGCGCAGTTGGCGCGACAAGCCTGCGCCCGAGATGTACAATCCGTCCAAGCTGGACACGGACCAGTGGATGGAAGCGGCCCGCGCGATGGGGGCCAAATACGCCGTACTCGTCGCCAAGCATTGCAGCGGCTTTCTCCAGTGGCAGAGCGACCTGTATCCCTATGGCGTCAAACAATCGCCCTGGCGCAACGGCAAAGGCGATGTTGTCCGCGATTTTGTCGAATCATGCCGCAAGTATGGCATCGAGCCGGGCTTGTATGCCTCTGTGACCGCCAACGGCTATCTGGAGGTGGACAATCCCGGTCTGGTCAATCGAGGCAAGGGCGGCGATCCGGCGGCGCAGGAGCGTTATGTAAAGATTTGCGAGCAGATGCTGACGGAGTTGTGGAGCCGCTACGGCGATCTGTTCGAGATCTGGTTCGATGGCGGGGCGCTGCCGGTGGCCAAGGGTGGCCCGGACCTGGTGCCGATCTATCAGAAGCACCAGCCGGACGCCATCGTCTTCCAGGGTCCGGCCGCATCCATCCGTTGGATCGGCAACGAGCGGGGCGTCGCCGCTTATCCCTGCTGGGCCACCGTCCCGCACCGGGAGGATTACCACGGCCCGGGCGATCCAGACGGCCGCTACTGGCTGCCGGGCGAATGCGACGTTCCCGTCCGCAACCACGAGTGGTTCTGGACGCCGGACGCCGAGCACAAACTCTATTCCGTCGAGCAACTGATGGATATGTATTACCGCTCGGTCGGCCGCAACTGCAATCTGCTGCTCAACGCCAATCCCAATCCGGACGGGCTGGTTCCCGATGCGGATTTCCAGCGATACGTCGAGTTCGGCAAGGAAATCCGCAGACGATTCGAGACGCCTCTGGCGCGTACCGAGGGCAGAGGCTCTGCGGTCGAATTGAAGCTGCCCAAGCCTTTGACCATCGACCATGTCATCATTATGGAGGATATCCGCCACGGCGAACGCATCCGCAGGTACTGGATGGAGGGGCTGACCGGGCCCAATACGTGGCAATCGCTCTGCGAAGGCCAGTCCGTCGGACACAAGCGGATCGAACAGTTCGGATCGGTGGAGGTGGCGAAGCTTCGCCTGCGCACGTTGGATTCTGTGGGCGAGCCGCTCATTCGAGAGTTGGCGGCGTACCACGTGGGATAG
- a CDS encoding prepilin-type N-terminal cleavage/methylation domain-containing protein, producing MKKRAFTLIELLVVIAIIAVLMAILMPSLKRAREQARSLTCRSNVRTLTLAWLMYKDENDGRLVSGQTPGAPISTSNPAAWVVIPPSGASSSIEDKKEYIQQGLLWPYVRELEVYRCPSDRRRNSPGHQYAFRTYSIAGGMNAVPAGTWEIRPCINYTDIKQPATKYVFLAECDPRGYNNGSWVMNPKSRQWVDPFGVWHRDDSSTLGYADGHVEMQRWRSRALMEWNLRSLHEPASFAFYRTPADDEEWADFEVMLKGYAYRSLL from the coding sequence ATGAAGAAACGAGCGTTCACATTGATCGAACTGCTGGTGGTCATCGCCATCATCGCGGTGCTCATGGCCATCCTGATGCCGTCGCTCAAGCGTGCCCGGGAACAGGCCCGAAGTCTAACCTGCCGCAGCAACGTGCGGACGCTCACGCTGGCGTGGCTGATGTACAAGGATGAGAACGACGGCAGGCTGGTCTCGGGCCAAACACCAGGCGCTCCGATCTCCACCTCCAATCCCGCCGCATGGGTGGTCATTCCCCCGTCGGGTGCAAGCTCCTCGATCGAGGACAAGAAGGAGTACATCCAGCAGGGACTGCTGTGGCCTTACGTCAGGGAGTTGGAGGTCTATCGCTGCCCTTCTGACCGGCGCAGGAACAGTCCGGGCCATCAGTACGCCTTCCGCACGTACTCAATTGCCGGCGGGATGAATGCGGTCCCGGCCGGCACGTGGGAGATCCGCCCCTGCATCAACTACACGGACATCAAGCAGCCGGCGACCAAGTACGTCTTCCTGGCCGAGTGCGATCCACGCGGATACAACAACGGCTCCTGGGTCATGAATCCCAAGTCCAGACAATGGGTCGATCCGTTCGGGGTCTGGCACCGCGACGACAGCAGCACGCTGGGCTACGCCGACGGTCACGTCGAGATGCAACGATGGCGCAGCCGCGCGTTGATGGAGTGGAACCTCCGATCCCTGCACGAGCCAGCCAGTTTCGCCTTCTACCGAACGCCGGCTGACGACGAGGAATGGGCGGACTTCGAGGTCATGCTCAAGGGCTACGCCTACCGCTCCCTGCTCTAA
- a CDS encoding ferredoxin, producing MKVRIEDTCTACGLCCDTCPEVFEMGDDIATVIVDEVPAEFEDAAQQAADECPVEAIIVE from the coding sequence ATGAAAGTACGAATTGAGGATACGTGCACGGCATGCGGGCTCTGCTGCGACACCTGCCCGGAGGTCTTCGAGATGGGGGACGACATCGCGACGGTCATCGTCGACGAGGTGCCCGCCGAGTTTGAAGACGCCGCACAGCAGGCGGCCGATGAGTGCCCGGTCGAGGCGATTATCGTCGAATAG
- the proC gene encoding pyrroline-5-carboxylate reductase, whose amino-acid sequence METIGFIGSGNMAEALINGVLKAGVYRPGKVYASDIRPERLEYLREHYGVRTADDNALLASKVDVLVLSVKPQNMKDALDSIRNGIGEDTLVISIAAGITTSLIASILGDLAIVRVMPNMPAWVDEAASALFANAKARTKVEKARLILLSVGEVIVVEDESLLDPVTAVSGSGPAYFFLLMQEMIKAGVELGLSEEDAQHLVLQTAKGAALLAEKAAGEGTSPAQLSARVATPNGTTEAAFNVFHAHGFGEMVSKALQRASDRSRELSAG is encoded by the coding sequence GTGGAGACAATCGGTTTCATCGGCAGCGGCAACATGGCCGAAGCCCTCATCAACGGCGTGCTGAAAGCGGGCGTCTATCGCCCCGGCAAGGTCTACGCCAGTGACATCCGCCCCGAGCGACTCGAGTATCTCCGCGAGCACTATGGGGTCCGGACCGCCGACGACAACGCCCTGCTGGCCTCGAAGGTCGATGTCCTGGTGCTCAGCGTCAAGCCGCAGAACATGAAAGACGCCCTCGACAGCATCAGGAACGGCATCGGCGAGGACACCCTGGTCATCTCGATCGCCGCCGGCATCACGACGTCGCTGATCGCATCGATCCTCGGCGACCTGGCCATCGTCCGGGTCATGCCGAACATGCCTGCGTGGGTTGATGAGGCCGCCAGCGCGCTCTTCGCCAATGCGAAGGCCCGGACGAAGGTCGAGAAGGCCCGCCTTATCCTGCTGAGCGTCGGCGAGGTCATCGTCGTCGAGGACGAGAGCCTGCTCGATCCGGTCACAGCGGTCAGTGGCTCGGGGCCGGCCTACTTCTTTCTCCTGATGCAGGAGATGATCAAGGCGGGCGTCGAGCTGGGCCTGTCGGAGGAAGACGCCCAGCATCTCGTGCTCCAGACCGCCAAAGGCGCGGCGCTGCTGGCGGAGAAGGCCGCCGGCGAAGGCACCAGCCCGGCGCAGCTCAGCGCCCGGGTCGCCACGCCCAACGGCACGACGGAAGCCGCATTCAACGTGTTTCACGCGCACGGCTTTGGCGAAATGGTCTCGAAGGCGTTGCAGCGCGCCTCGGATCGCAGCCGAGAGCTTTCCGCCGGGTAA
- a CDS encoding sigma-70 family RNA polymerase sigma factor, which yields MRTIENPNLAQLLMQLRFTPQDKQRRELEAAEKLYALIDETRQYPFDFVCFHITGFHPQGEIDHRLIEGKDLREDLEVFIAKLSGTLAASVGEQGEKVYTAEELARRFNVSTKTIGRWRRRGLLARRFVFNDGVRRFGFLESTVERFVQDNPKLVAQAGGFRRLTAKERQQVVRQARNLAARTSSSRHQIIEQISGKLGVAHETVRYTLQEYEKQHPDNPVFRRPSGRMRPTEAAELYRLHKQGIGMRQLMARFDRSRATIYRVINQRRAMTLLARKINFVTSKEFLQDDAGKRILCWPLKTDKPEPDKRVEPFEMVGESLLPEYLQVLKTTAVLNRDEEIGLFRRYNYLKYLVATERHKIRLSNVSASLLSQLENYLEQAESIRRTLIEANLRLVVTIASKHTGDGANFAELVSKGNFALIQAVEEFDYTTGFRFSRRASLNIAKEYAKVSGRSTELTRRRAESLATIQRGLRQTAADVLAIERTRQSLAEVIREELDEREQHVILHHFGLLGSSVRKKTKTLKQIGDELGLTKERIRQIELTALQKLRQCLSKEQFELLTG from the coding sequence GTGCGAACGATCGAGAATCCCAATCTGGCCCAGTTGCTGATGCAGCTTCGTTTCACGCCGCAGGACAAGCAGCGCCGAGAGCTGGAAGCGGCCGAGAAGCTCTACGCGCTGATCGACGAGACCAGACAGTACCCCTTCGACTTCGTCTGCTTCCATATCACGGGCTTCCACCCCCAGGGCGAGATCGACCATCGGCTCATCGAGGGCAAAGACCTCCGCGAAGACCTCGAAGTGTTCATCGCCAAGCTCAGCGGCACGCTCGCGGCGTCGGTGGGCGAGCAGGGTGAGAAGGTCTACACCGCAGAGGAACTGGCCCGGCGATTCAACGTCTCTACGAAGACAATCGGACGATGGCGCCGACGAGGCCTGCTGGCCCGCCGATTCGTCTTCAACGACGGTGTCCGCCGATTCGGCTTTCTGGAATCGACCGTCGAGAGGTTCGTCCAGGACAATCCGAAGCTCGTCGCCCAGGCCGGCGGCTTCCGAAGGTTGACCGCCAAGGAGCGACAGCAGGTGGTCCGCCAGGCTCGCAATCTCGCCGCCAGGACGTCGTCGTCACGTCACCAGATCATCGAGCAGATCAGCGGCAAGCTGGGTGTCGCGCACGAGACGGTGCGCTACACGCTTCAGGAATACGAAAAGCAGCACCCCGACAATCCGGTCTTTCGGCGGCCGTCGGGCCGGATGAGGCCCACCGAAGCGGCCGAGCTGTATCGGCTCCACAAGCAGGGAATCGGCATGCGGCAACTGATGGCCCGGTTCGATCGCAGCCGGGCGACCATCTACCGGGTCATCAACCAGCGGCGGGCCATGACCCTGCTGGCCAGGAAGATCAACTTCGTCACCAGCAAGGAGTTCCTCCAAGACGACGCCGGCAAGCGCATCCTGTGCTGGCCGTTGAAGACAGACAAGCCGGAGCCCGACAAACGCGTCGAACCGTTCGAGATGGTCGGCGAGAGCCTTCTGCCGGAGTACCTGCAAGTCCTCAAGACCACGGCCGTCCTCAATCGTGACGAGGAGATCGGGCTGTTCCGTCGCTACAACTATCTCAAGTACCTCGTGGCAACCGAACGTCACAAGATTCGTCTGAGCAATGTCTCTGCTTCGCTGCTGTCCCAGTTGGAGAACTACCTCGAACAGGCCGAGAGCATCCGCCGCACCCTGATCGAGGCCAATCTCCGGCTGGTCGTCACGATCGCCAGCAAGCACACCGGCGACGGCGCCAATTTCGCCGAGTTGGTCAGCAAGGGCAATTTCGCCCTGATCCAGGCCGTCGAGGAGTTCGATTACACCACGGGTTTCCGCTTCAGTCGCCGAGCCTCGCTCAACATCGCCAAGGAATACGCCAAGGTCTCCGGCAGGAGCACCGAACTGACCCGCCGACGAGCTGAATCGCTGGCCACGATCCAGCGAGGGCTGCGCCAGACCGCTGCCGACGTGCTGGCCATCGAACGGACCCGACAGAGTCTGGCCGAGGTCATCCGTGAGGAACTCGATGAACGAGAGCAGCACGTCATCCTGCACCACTTCGGCCTGCTCGGCAGCTCCGTGCGAAAGAAGACCAAGACGCTCAAGCAGATCGGTGACGAACTTGGCCTGACGAAGGAGCGTATTCGGCAGATCGAGTTGACGGCTTTGCAGAAGCTGCGCCAGTGCCTGAGCAAGGAGCAGTTCGAACTGCTGACGGGCTGA